In the genome of Lathyrus oleraceus cultivar Zhongwan6 chromosome 4, CAAS_Psat_ZW6_1.0, whole genome shotgun sequence, the window agtctgtttttcaggagagtagcagacctggcacatagcctactgtctgaatgtcaaactgaatgttatgacattcatcattgacagcatatattgaataataggcaggttggttttctgctacagttcagtatttatttcagtctgtttttcaggagaataacagacctggcatatggTCCATTGTCTAAATGTtaaactggatgttatgacatttatctctgacagctgatactgaagtatagactggttggtcttttacagttcagcatttagtacagtctgttttcaggaaaataacagacctagcgtatggcctatgttctggacttcaaactgaatgttatgacattcattcttgacagcatatgctaaagtgtaggatggttagtttttctgtttcagtatttttctcaggctatttttcaggaatccaacagctgagctaaaatccaggaaactaacaactaagctacaattaatggacctaacaaatagcctatttgttagcaccctaatatgtggaaattaggttaacttgcttaactttatttttaggaaatacaagtacaaggcccaagtgttgcaatataaaaggatggcaatcctgATTTCAGAACTTAGGGGTTTTTAGCGTGAAGCATTCATTGTTCCATTATACTTCACTATTGTAGTTttatgtgtgtcttgtattaggtgtaacttgtgagccaagcaattatcacctagatgattgcattgaactagggtgttcattgagttaTAAGTGcttgtcactctaagcttttaagcgtgattgatgtgtatcttgattaaagctgttaagcacaattaagagttgtttgaagtattacttcaccattgactttaaacttagttaaaggttgtaatcaatgtggtgattgagggggagtgagtaggaactctggtcttagtttaagattgaaattgcattgggtaggtattaagtgataggattaaacaggtggtttaaggcctgaattaatactgctaatagtggatttcctccctggcttggtagcccccagacgtaggtatgtgtgacaccgaactgggtaaacaattccttgtgttatttactgcactttacttttaagttctgtataattcttgtctgcgcagaattggatgtcataacatcccgtgtgacatcaaaagtctgttaactagaatttcaacaTGTCGTTGTATGACTTGTATGCTTACATGTTCAAACCTATTGTATGATGTTGAACCTTTGATTTTGATCATATTGAACCTTAACATGCATGTCTTGAATACCTTGACTTGTTTTCATAATTAAGTTGATGCTATGTCTAAAGCATGTCTTACTTCATGCATATACATGTTCATTCATACTTATTATGACACCCATATACATGTTCATGCATTTTTATGTCATTTATCTTTATTTCTTCATGATGATATATCCATGTCATTCATATTCATGTTAACTTTATACAtctttgattgatgttgttgtatCTTTGTTCACGGTCACATGTTATACATATGTGTTTACATACCATGCTTGATATTGTTATGATCATTCTTCCATATATTTGTTGATGTCATTTATGaacatattattcatttgcttatctttgtAGATGTCATGCTTGACcatcttctttatcatgtgcttaCCTTTTtggatgtcatgcttgaacatcttcttcatccttgtttctccttgttgatgtcatgcttggacatcttttctttatcatttgcttatctttgtgGATGCCATGCTTGAACATCTTGCTTATCTTTTCTTTATCTTTTTTCCCGAATCCAAGGGAAAGAACTCTTTATTGACTTAATGTCATAGGTAGTTTAACAATCCCTAGTTCCCATTTGACCTTGTTAGAGTCATTTTCACTTTCAAATTAGATTTAAGTAAGAGTTTGCACCTCTTGTAAGTGTGTTTGTTATGAAAACTTACTTCCCCCTTTGGAACCTTGATCACTATCAAGTGTTCTTTCACCCTTAGTTAGGTGAACTACGACTGCTCTAATTCCATCCTTATAAGGATAGGTAGGCACATGACCATGAAGTTTTGGCGAGCAAACGTAATAAAACCTTCAGGTCCTTCCAAATAAAACATTTCCAAACAGTAGCAAACAAACAATAATATAAGACAAATACTTTCAAAAGGTTCTTATAGGATACTATAGATActtaggatgctaataccttcccttagtataaccaacccccgaaccttagatctcttcgcattgtttttacattgcacaattagggttttgttcgatcttttccctttccctttgataaattaaagttcggtggtgaacATTCAATGTTTTGTGATTCAAGTTAATACCGAACAAGCTGACTTGAGAATCCACCACTCATGTGGAGGTTCCATTTACAATTAGGATTATTGATCAAGCAATTATGAAAACACATACTATATTGATTTGGGTAACCTTGGAAGCTGAAGACCTTAACAACCCCTTTACCCCACTTGGCCTTTAGAATGTAGTGTGATGTCCATGACGGTGTAAATCCAAAATAGTTGatacacgatactacactcaaatgagattctcttgagaatattattaaTTCCCGAGTAATTGGCGTGTtgataatatccgagagatgggtCAATGATTTTTGAAAATCTTTGTAGAACCCGTTGTATAGGTACAAAATAAACCGATAGTACATACCTATTTGGGATGGTTAGACACATGGCTTCATGCTCGTGACGTTGAACCTTTGAACCCTATTTGTATGTGACCCTTGTTTGTGTATTTGTGCACTCATTCATTCGTGCATCATAAATACAACATCCAATACGTAACCCAAAAATCTATTAAAGGAAGTGTTTTGTCTGACTACCTCGCTAATCTTCCTGTTGAAGACTATGAGCCATTGAAGCTTGATTTCCCAGATGAAGACATTATGTTGGTGAAAGATTGTGAATCTCCAAGCCCAGATGAAGGTCTCGAGCCATGTTCCCGCTGGAAGATGATgtttgatggttcctccaattgcATGGGCCATTGTGTGGGAGTTGTGTTGATGAATCCCAATGGTGGGTATACTCCTTTCAAAGCAAGATTATGTTTTGAATATACCAACAACATTGTAGAGTATGAAacatgtatcttgggtattgaagTTGCAATTGACACCCGAATCAAGACCCTTGAAGTGTATGGAGACTCAACCTTGGTAATATACCAagtcaaaggtgaatgggaaacccgtgatgAGAATTTAATCCCATACCGTTCCGACATTGTGGAATTGATAGAGTACTTTGATGAAATCACCTTCCATCATGTTCCGAGAGAAGAAAATCAGatagcagatgctttggctatgttAGGCTTTATGTTCCAAGTCAGATTTCTCAATGAGGAACCACTCATCATAATTGAGCGGAAAACTGCGCCAGCCTATTCTCTATTAGTTGAAGAAGAAACTAACGAGAAACCGTGGTTCTATGATATCGAGAACTACATGCAAAATTAAGAATACCCAGTGAATGCAACAACCCTAGAtaagaagactctgaggaggttggcaTCCAAATTCTTCCTTAGAAACAAGGTGCTATATAAAAGAAACTATGACATGGTTATGCTCAGATGCATGGACAGACACAAATCAGACCTGTTGATCAaagagattcatgaaggatcgttTGGAACTCAcgccaatggacatgccatgtCTAGGGAGATCTTGAGAGCTTTTtgttattactggttgaccatggagtcCGATTATTTCAAATATGCTAGAAAATGTCACaaatgtcaaatatatgctgacaaggtgcacaTGCCTCTAACATTGTTGAATGTTTTatcatcaccttggcctttctcagtgtggggcattgacatgattggggaaattgagcctaaagcttccaatggtcaccatttcatcttggttgcaattgactatttcacaaaatgggtaAAAGTTGATTCCTACGCCAATGTGACGAAACAAGTGGTTGCCCGCTTCATCTAGAACCATATTATTTGTCGCTATGGAGTTCCAAGTAAAATCATCATGGATAATGGGAAAAATCTAAGTAACAAAATAGTGAAAGAGTTGTGTGAgaccttcaagattgaacatcactACTCTTCTCCGTATCTTCTAAAGATGAATGGAGTTGTTGAAGCCGtaaataagaatatcaagaaaatcttgtaaaagatggtgaaaacttacAATGATTGACATGAAATATTACCCTTTGCTTTGTATGGATACATAACCCCAATTCACACTTCAACAtgggaaacccctttctctctagTGTATGGGATGGATGCAGTTCTCCTAATTGAAATAGAGATACCATCTTTGAGATTCTTGATGGAGTCCAAGCTAGAGGAAGCTGAATGGATCCATAACAGATATGACCAATtgaacctcattgatgagaagagaatgactactatgtgccatggtcagttgtaccagaaGCGGATCAAGAGGGCGTTTGACAAGAATGTTCATCTTCAAGAATTCAAAGAAGGAGATCTCGTACTCAAGAAGATCTTCCCAGTACACAAGGATATACGTGGAAAGTGGAgtcccaactttgaattcccatatgttgtgaaaaaaGCATTCTCCATAGGTtccttgattctcacaact includes:
- the LOC127137800 gene encoding uncharacterized protein LOC127137800; amino-acid sequence: MGHCVGVVLMNPNGGYTPFKARLCFEYTNNIVEYETCILGIEVAIDTRIKTLEVYGDSTLVIYQVKGEWETRDENLIPYRSDIVELIEYFDEITFHHVPREENQIADALAMLGFMFQVRFLNEEPLIIIERKTAPAYSLLVEEETNEKPWFYDIENYMQN